In Aspergillus nidulans FGSC A4 chromosome II, a single window of DNA contains:
- a CDS encoding T6SS phospholipase effector Tle1-like catalytic domain-containing protein (transcript_id=CADANIAT00003957) translates to MSTKRLIICCDGTWQDSTDDASEPPSNVTRLSRALSRTAIVKENGVLREIPQIVYYQKGVGTGLGDKYFGGVTGVGLSANVRAAYGFLSDNYADGDKIYFFGFSRGAYTARAIAGLVCQWGLLTPRGMDNFSNVYDDFYGKKIAGYTDEQRRRLGFRPPLPRFTVELIGVWDTVAFHKPWLGRWFGEQLEFRNTLLSRDVRYAYHALALDEERTAYQPTLWHQPDNAEGQEMLQVWFSGVHTDIGGGSVDPRLSNITLAWMIAQCSKHNQLAFDVEGYLFDSPPPGIVAESAPWATALGAVAHSSLTRTVERWLGGRSIRTPLAYDQPGPASEHRPTNELIHTSIKDRVLSGAPSGAVRWASPVIRGRQDQDARTWELQNGHKLVEDVPLELEFFMRGRIRTVHVDEEDES, encoded by the exons ATGTCGACAAAACGACTGATTATCTGCTGCGACG GTACCTGGCAAGATTCCACCGACGACGCGAGCGAACCTCCATCCAATGTGACTCGACTCTCTCGAGCGCTGAGTCGCACGGCTATCGTGAAGGAGAATGGTGTGCTACGCGAGATCCCTCAGATCGTGTACTACCAGAAAGGCGTGGGCACCGGGCTGGGTGACAAGTATTTTGGAG GCGTCACGGGTGTCGGTCTCAGCGCGAACGTGCGCGCCGCGTACGGGTTCCTGTCAGACAATTATGCCGACGGCGACAAGATCTACTTCTTCGGGTTCTCGCGCGGCGCATACACAGCACGCGCCATCGCGGGATTGGTCTGTCAGTGGGGTCTGTTGACACCGCGGGGGATGGACAATTTCTCCAACGTGTATGACGACTTTTACGGCAAGAAGATCGCAGGGTATACCGACGAACAGCGGCGCCGGCTCGGATTCCGGCCGCCCCTACCCAGGTTCACCGTCGAGCTGATCGGCGTCTGGGACACGGTTGCCTTCCATAAGCCGTGGCTGGGCCGATGGTTTGGCGAGCAGCTCGAGTTTCGCAACACCCTGCTTTCACGGGATGTCAGGTACGCGTACCatgcgctggcgctggacgAGGAACGCACCGCGTATCAGCCGACGCTGTGGCATCAGCCAGACAACGCAGAGGGGCAGGAAATGCTCCAGGTATGGTTCTCTGGGGTCCATACAGatatcggcggcggcagcgtCGACCCTCGTTTGTCGAATATAACACTGGCGTGGATGATCGCGCAGTGCTCAAAGCATAATCAACTTGCGTTTGATGTCGAGGGGTATCTCTTTGACTCTCCGCCGCCTGGAATCGTGGCGGAGAGCGCCCCGTGGGCGACGGCGCTGGGGGCAGTCGCCCATTCCAGCCTGACTCGCACAGTCGAGCGCTGGCTGGGTGGACGATCGATTCGGACGCCTCTCGCGTACGACCAGCCGGGGCCTGCCTCTGAGCACCGTCCAACGAACGAGCTGATTCATACTTCAATCAAGGATCGGGTGCTTAGTGGCGCGCCATCCGGGGCCGTGCGGTGGGCCTCGCCTGTCATTCGAGGGCGGCAGGATCAGGATGCGCGTACTTGGGAGCTGCAAAATGGCCATAAGCTGGTTGAAGATGTGCCCTTGGAGCTAGAATTCTTCATGAGGGGGAGGATCCGGACGGTGCACgtagatgaagaggatgagtcGTAG
- a CDS encoding uncharacterized protein (transcript_id=CADANIAT00003958): MADMNEPGVTRQFLSWVSSLTAHDIPEKIQKRVKYLTLDELGCAMVAAHLPWTEKATGIILDMEAEGSCPRVGPLPAALLNSMQIQGFEIDDWHSLAPVHSNAIVLPALFAGAANAKAKGTVTLGDSLLLSAIPYALTGLALGRRIRPRTGCGGCGKIDQPLRTSNLGCDWDSLHTGLWSYVCPVQQRYKAHAARIRGTKWSLCGSARSGGLPGIKNEYPDKMKDLSKIKKITFEMSESAYKHGGWPAQRPLTVTGAQMSCAYAAPVQLIDGQAEETGNAMSQRARVKFNDGTEVSKFVAAAKGFDLPLSNREIVDKFRTFTKGLIPEEMQRKIEETVLGLEGIEDISELEDLLAGLISSPFMGVSKRSSLYGG; the protein is encoded by the exons ATGGCAGACATGAATGAGCCAGGCGTCACGCGCCAGTTTCTCTCGTGGGTTAGTAGCCTCACAGCCCACGATATTCCTGAAAAGATTCAAAAGCGTGTCAAATACCTGACCCTCGACGAACTGGGTTGCGCGATGGTGGCCGCCCATCTGCCCTGGACTGAGAAGGCGACGGGCATTATTCTGGACATGGAGGCTGAGGGGAGTTGTCCG AGAGTCGGCCCGCTACCGGCAGCTTTGCTCAACAGCATGCAAATTCAAGGTTTTGAGATCGACGACTGGCATTCGCTCGCCCCCGTCCATTCGAATGCCATTGTCCTCCCAGCGCTGTTTGCCGGCGCGGCGAATGCAAAGGCCAAAGGGACAGTGACATTGGGAGACTCACTCCTCCTGTCAGCAATT CCATATGCTCTCACGGGGCTTGCACTCGGGCGTCGTATTCGGCCACGCACAGGCTGTGGCGGCTGTGGGAAAATTGATCAACCTCTCCGCACATCGAATCTAGGATGCGATTGGGATAGTCTGCACACAGGCCTGTGGTCTTATGTCTGCCCAGTTCAGCAGCGATATAAAGCTCATGCAGCACGGATTCGCGGCACGAAATGGTCTCTTTGCGGCTCTGCTCGCAGCGGGGGGTTACCCGGGATCAAGAAC GAATATCCCGACAAGATGAAGGATCTGTCTAAGATCAAAAAGATTACGTTTGAAATGTCCGAGTCAGCATACAAACATGGTGGCTGGCCCGCTCAACGTCCACTGACGGTGACTGGGGCGCAGATGAGCTGCGCGTATGCAGCCCCTGTGCAGCTCATCGACGGTCAG GCGGAGGAGACTGGGAATGCCATGTCCCAACGAGCCAGGGTCAAATTTAATGATGGAACCGAAGTCTCGAAATTCGTCGCCGCAGCAAAGGGCTTCGATCTACCTCTTTCGAATCGGGAAATCGTCGACAAGTTTCGCACATTCACCAAGGGGCTGATTCCGGAGGAGATGCAAAGGAAGATTGAGGAAACCGTGCTGGGTCTGGAGGGAATAGAGGATATATCCGAGTTGGAGGATCTGCTGGCGGGCCTAATTTCGTCTCCCTTTATGGGCGTCTCTAAACGGAGTTCCCTTTACGGTGGCTAG
- a CDS encoding uncharacterized protein (transcript_id=CADANIAT00003959): protein MHFFKTISFLAALVSIATAVPAPSACTTIYPSIARVDAAQPVASYLPGFRVSQEANAAKKQDTFIEFTVPQGVWGCTLSYSIPAGTPVNTVGLAPVEVFSAGPLSRSPRGIDISWDYCPAPISLVGSVKFESGASNRVINSFACAGTMTYRLSISNGYSSKTSVEFAQAPGVGLRMSYNC, encoded by the coding sequence ATGCACTTCTTCAAAACCATCTCCTTCCTGGCGGCCCTCGTCTCCATAGCGACCGCAGTCCCTGCTCCCTCAGCATGCACAACCATCTACCCTAGCATCGCACGCGTCGATGCTGCCCAGCCGGTAGCCTCCTACCTCCCAGGCTTCAGAGTCTCCCAGGAGGCAAACGCCGCCAAGAAGCAAGACACATTCATCGAGTTTACCGTCCCGCAGGGCGTCTGGGGTTGCACGCTCTCCTACTCCATCCCTGCCGGCACACCGGTCAACACCGTCGGGCTTGCACCCGTGGAGGTCTTTTCAGCTGGCCCGCTGAGCCGCTCGCCAAGAGGTATTGATATCTCTTGGGACTATTGCCCGGCGCCAATAAGTCTGGTCGGTAGCGTGAAATTCGAGTCTGGAGCGAGTAATCGGGTGATCAATAGCTTCGCCTGTGCCGGTACCATGACCTACAGGCTGAGTATTTCGAATGGATATAGCAGCAAGACAAGCGTCGAGTTTGCGCAGGCGCCGGGAGTTGGGCTGCGGATGAGTTATAATTGCTGA
- a CDS encoding Zn(II)2Cys6 transcription factor (transcript_id=CADANIAT00003960), with the protein MPKVRTGCFTCKQRRVKCDEGKPACQNCERTGRRCEGYPPGPASTPAGDGSLDAQVQRCAQQIVVYNLPFKVPGSAADRQLLHFYTCEAAGGLSSFSDSTLWSKLVLQRSHHQPVVRHTLVALAALYRDYIEGGNRVQAPASHAAMQRIAKCHRQLRLYLRSADASADIALICSILFYAFETLLGDCSTATQHLDNGLRLLKRCQMQALAHSGRDELLAHLVPIFSRLDINASTFDNERRPILTLVCLAERLGPMHVVPSSLASLDEAENVATKLENWLMHYLIAHVAYKHKPVDEFPRCLVRERFALYQQFERFFFVFAALLESLPGEIPARALLLRVQTKMYYSLLLENIPNGSFGPCPPADSLRNTLADIEGFLSMESTQKSASTFTLSSQLVAILYFMCLKSTDVERRDTAFALLRHSSMPAKDGLWESEKAAAIVQTLIEQTKMCEPSRSLEETGGDVFSPEEDGLEHVFRNLNKRPGPSVLIKEPSTIDTPSESRQPSDRVVGFGVT; encoded by the exons ATGCCCAAGGTCCGCACCGGCTGTTTCACCTGCAA GCAGCGCCGGGTAAAGTGCGACGAGGGCAAGCCAGCCTGCCAGAACTGCGAACGCACGGGGCGACGCTGTGAGGGGTACCCCCCTGGGCCTGCGTCAACCCCAGCGGGAGACGGTTCACTTGATGCGCAGGTCCAGCGATGCGCGCAGCAGATTGTCGTCTATAATCTGCCCTTTAAAGTCCCCGGGAGTGCAGCCGATCGTCAGCTGCTGCATTTCTATACGTGCGAGGCAGCTGGTGGACTCTCCAGCTTTTCAGACTCGACACTGTGGTCGAAACTCGTCCTGCAACGGTCGCACCACCAGCCGGTCGTCCGGCATACCCTTGTCGCCCTTGCGGCTTTGTACCGTGACTACATTGAGGGGGGCAATCGGGTCCAAGCTCCTGCGTCCCATGCGGCCATGCAGCGGATCGCCAAATGTCATCGCCAGCTGAGACTCTATCTGCGGTCAGCTGATGCGTCCGCCGACATCGCGCTGATTtgcagcatcctcttctatGCGTTCGAGACGCTGCTTGGGGACTGTAGTACCGCGACGCAGCATTTGGATAACGGGCTGCGGTTGCTCAAGCGGTGCCAGATGCAGGCGCTGGCTCATAGTGGCCGTGACGAGCTCCTCGCTCACCTCGTACCCATATTCTCCCGGCTCGACATAAACGCCAGCACGTTCGACAATGAGCGCAGGCCTATTCTTACCCTCGTCTGCCTCGCGGAGAGATTAGGCCCCATGCACGTAGTTCCATCCTCGCTGGCGAGCCTCGACGAAGCCGAAAACGTCGCGACCAAACTAGAGAATTGGCTCATGCATTACCTCATCGCCCACGTCGCGTACAAACATAAACCAGTAGACGAGTTCCCCAGATGCCTCGTGCGTGAGCGGTTCGCACTGTACCAGCAATTCGAGCGgttcttcttcgttttcgCCGCCTTACTTGAATCCTTACCGGGCGAAATTCCCGCCCGGGCTCTCCTCCTGCGCGTCCAAACAAAGATGTACTATTCCCTTCTGCTGGAGAATATTCCAAACGGCTCTTTCGGGCCGTGCCCTCCGGCAGATAGTTTGCGGAACACATTGGCCGATATTGAGGGATTCCTGTCAATGGAGAGCACACAGAAGAGCGCAAGCACTTTTACCTTGTCGTCTCAGCTTGTTGCCATTCTCTATTTCATGTGTCTCAAGTCAACTGACGTCGAACGAAGAGATACCGCGTTTGCACTCCTTAGGCATTCCAGCATGCCGGCAAAAGATGGACTGTGGGAGTCAGAGAAGGCGGCCGCGATTGTCCAGACTCTGATCGAGCAAACCAAAATGTGCGAGCCGTCCAGGTCACTTGAAGAGACGGGCGGCGACGTCTTTAGCcccgaggaagatggccTTGAGCACGTATTTCGCAATCTCAACAAGCGTCCGGGGCCTAGTGTATTGATTAAGGAGCCTTCTACGATCGATACGCCCTCTGAATCACGACAACCTAGTGATCGTGTGGTTGGCTTCGGGGTGACTTGA